A portion of the Nomia melanderi isolate GNS246 chromosome 2, iyNomMela1, whole genome shotgun sequence genome contains these proteins:
- the Snup gene encoding snurportin-1, translating to MATEVKDKLRKTNEKGNGNPRAIFYKKPIKKDNYNLDIDNIDTPQELRRQRLLQFQKKCRDNTFNIGRGILEQVFNSEDELEEDMEIDESDRRRHCSSKRYKCYANQLMMSEWLLDVPQDFVEKWIIVPCPEGKRTLVVACKGVTKAYNKRGNRLGKFYSALPGGNPSGHRGSCTIIDCIWMKQQKTYYVLDVLAWSNQSLMDCDTEFRFFWLKSQLQEIKELQERNVNINTFPILPLPNITCNSDVSSELASLSNLHPLDGLLFYHRDGQYTKGRTPLVTWLKPFMLTEVLGIFIPAPLDEKPDGYIDFKYYILNSKAKKRKEALESQAEMDIADEHS from the exons ATGGCAACAGAAGTTAAAGATAAGTTAaggaaaacaaacgaaaaaggaAATGGTAATCCCCGTgccatattttataaaaagcccattaaaaaagataattataacCTGGATATAGATAATATTGATACTCCTCAAGAACTGAGGCGTCAGCGTTTGTTACAGTTTCAAAAAAA ATGTAGAGACAATACATTCAATATTGGACGTGGAATACTAGAACAAGTCTTTAATTCCGAAGATGAACTTGAAGAGGATATGGAAATCGATGAAAGTGATAGAAGAAGGCACTGTTCATCCAAACGATATAAATGTTATGCGAATCAGTTGATGATGTCTGAGTGGTTGTTGGATGTACCTCAAGATTTTGTAGAAAAGTGGATAATAGTTCCTTGTCCAGAAGGAAAAAGAACTTTAGTAGTTGCATGTAAA GGTGTAACTAAGGCATATAATAAGCGAGGTAATAGACTTGGTAAATTTTATTCAGCACTTCCAGGTGGCAATCCCTCTGGCCATAGAGGCAGTTGCACTATAATTGATTGTATATGGATGAAACAGCAGAAAACATATTATGTCTTGGATGTACTTGCATGGTCTAATCAATCGCTCATGGACTGTGAT acaGAGTTTAGATTTTTCTGGTTAAAGTCGCAATTACAGGAAATAAAAGAGTTACAAGAAAGAAATGTAAACATAAATACATTTCCAATATTGCCTCTACCCAATATTACTTGTAATTCAGATGTAAGTTCAGAATTAGCAAGTCTTTCGAATTTGCATCCTTTAGATGgcttattattttatcatcgtGATGGACAATACACTAAAGGTCGTACTCCACTTGTAACATGGTTAAAACCTTTCATGTTGACTGAAGTACTTGGTATTTTTATACCAGCACCTCTCGATGAAAAGCCTGATGGATATATAGACttcaaatattacattcttAATAGTAAAgctaaaaagagaaaagaagcaTTGGAATCACAGGCAG AGATGGATATTGCGGACGAACattcttaa
- the LOC116424713 gene encoding uncharacterized protein LOC116424713 isoform X2: protein MENSQQNVLPSTSRITYTSWAPQTQGNQRFNFGVDSSPIEEESVEALIELLHKTWTIYGVSTLFNFHRDEIHLKQYSKKLREEVAATLAQEDVIYTAKMNIMDHITVKTSSVDPIPIKIEVHAKNYGKENSINKCIYTGILLSWRTTTNELATPNSIRLPLLLCRGTKSSMVTIHNLLSHMFDCMIIELPAQEDDLMWLIPIVIIPTNVEEQSKHTSEISMEYRIPDLPDTNAIVVKFQVLDLIKILRVIMGNQSDGANVEISFHLEHIEKFRDILYKQMLQTASLQLGLCLLRKINLPSFTIMGNKMKVTNIETMNRVLLYLNEKAVRILHTLTSEI from the exons ATGGAAAACAGTCAACAAAATGTATTACCAAGTACTAGTCGCATTACGTATACATCTTGGGCACCTCAAACTCAAGGGAATCAACGTTTTAATTTTGGTGTCGATTCTTCGCCCATAGAAGAAGAATCTGTTGAAGCATTAATAg aattattacaTAAAACATGGACCATTTATGGTGTATCAACATTATTTAACTTTCATCGAGATGAAATACACCTAAaacaatattctaaaaaattaagGGAAGAAGTTGCAGCAACTTTAGCACAGGAGGATGTTATATATACagcaaaaatgaatattatggaTCATATAACTGTTAAAACTAGTTCAGTGGATCCAATACCAATAAAG ATAGAAGTACATGCCAAAAATTATGGCAAAGAAAACAGTATAAACAAATGTATTTATACAGGAATATTATTGTCTTGGAGAACAACTACTAATGAATTAGCTACACCAAATTCAATACGATTACCGCTTCTATTATGTCGTGGTACAAAAAGTAGCATGGTtactattcataatttattaagtCATATGTTTGATTGTATGATTATTGAACTTCCTGCTCAAGAGGATGATTTAATGTGGTTGATTCCAATTGTAATTATTCCAACTAATGTGGAGGAGCAATCAAAACATACAAGTGAGATTAGTATGGAATATAGAATACCAGACCTACCTGATACAAATGCAATAGTAgtgaaatttcaagttttagatttaataaaaatattgagagT GATTATGGGAAATCAAAGTGATGGAGCCAATGTCgaaatatcatttcatttggaacacatagagaaatttcgagatattttatataaacaaatgttACAAACTGCTTCCTTACAATTGGGACTATGTCTATTACGTAAAATTAATCTACCTTCATTTACAATCATgggaaataaa ATGAAAGTAACAAACATAGAAACCATGAATCGtgttctattatatttaaatgaaaaagctGTTCGTATCCTTCATACATTAACATCTGAGATTTAA
- the LOC116424710 gene encoding mucolipin-3 codes for MTEPRKRNLREESRGNGLRNHSWSNGPDSEDELAGENELLDENVVSPSHHRSTIGDSPICNMTTFAEEKMRRKLKFFFMNPIEKWQAKRRFPYKFIVQVIKIILVTVQLCLFAHSNYMHVNYAWDNRIAFSHLFLKGWDTTQEVPAYPPATGPLAIYKQDEFYSTIDYALNGYFHLNKAIGSYSYTAEDNSVVPVTLCLYYYKEGIIFGFNESYVFDKQIVETCINITRQFYQEHSTSKHLLSQQNINVNFSALVRAHLLFALKTINLKAAGPMTPPDCYQFNVKIDFDNRDFDGQMLLSLDTEAKRLECKGDTRYITDSRIEAALRTLLNLLVILICSVSLILCSRAIYRAQLLKFETMNFFKKTYGKVLSLEGRLEFLNLWYVMIIINDLLIIIGSAVKEQIEQKQFGRDNWSVCSIFLGTGNLLVWFGVLRYLGFFKTYNVVILTLKKAAPKVARFLFCAILIYAGFTFCGWLILGPYHMKFRSLATTSECLFALINGDDMFATFSITSFKSPMLWWYSRIYLYTFISLYIYVVLSLFISVIMDAYDTIKIYYRDGFPKNDLQTFIAACTDEASSGLYRDDCERNDLTELLDRFCCCRKRPFYGSFSGSSAEFSKVSEQTCGGAICI; via the exons TCATCATCGATCAACTATAGGAGATTCGCCTATTTGTAACATGACAACATTTGCAGAGGAAAAGATGcgcagaaaattaaaattcttttttatgaaCCCTATTGAGAAATGGCAAGCGAAACGTCGTTTTCCATACAAAtttattgttcaagtaattaagatTATATTGGTCACTGTACAACTATGTCTCTTCGCACATAGTAATTACATGCATGTGAACTACGCGTGGGATAATCGAATAGCTTTCTCGCACCTGTTTCTGAAAGGATGGGATACTACACAAGAg GTGCCAGCTTATCCACCAGCAACGGGTCCTTTAGCAATTTATAAACAAGACGAATTTTATAGTACAATTGATTATGCTTTAAATGGTTACTTCCACCTTAATAAGGCAATTGGATCTTATTCATACACTGCAGAAGATAACTCAGTAGTTCCAGTTACTCTATGCttatattattacaaagaaGGTATTATATTTGGTTTTAATGAAAGTTACGTTTTTGACAAACAAATCGTAGAAACGTGCATCAATATAACTCGCCAATTTTACCAGGAACATAGTACATCAAAACACTTATTGTCTCAACAAAATATCAATGTAAATTTCTCAGCTCTTGTTAGGGCTCACTTATTATTTGCCTTAAAAACAATCAACTTAAAAGCTGCTGGACCAATGACACCACCAGATTGCTAtcaatttaatgttaaaattgattttgacAATCGTGATTTTGATGGACAAATGTTGCTCTCGTTAGATACAGAAGCAAAAAGATTAGAATGCAAAGGTGATACGCGTTATATCACGGATAGTCGTATTGAGGCAGCTTTAAGAACATTACTCAATTTACTAGTGATTCTCATTTGTTCTGTTTCTCTTATTTTATGCTCAAGAGCTATATATAGAGCACAGCTGTTAAAATTCGAAACTATGAATTTCTTCAAGAAAACGTATGGCAAAGTATTGAGTCTCGAAGGGagattggaatttttaaatttatggtATGTAATGATCATTATAAATGATCTATTAATTATCATTGGCTCGGCCGTGAAGGAACAAATTGAACAAAAACAATTCGGCAGGGATAATTGGAGCGTATGTAGCATATTCCTAGGTACCGGTAATTTACTCGTTTGGTTCGGTGTACTACGGTATCTCGGTTTCTTCAAAACATACAACGTTGttattttaacgttgaaaaaagcTGCACCAAAAGTGGCACGATTTTTATTTTGTGCGATACTTATTTACGCTGGCTTTACATTTTGTGGCTGGTTGATCTTGGGCCCGTATCATATGAAATTTCGATCTCTCGCCACAACATCTGAATGCTTATTCGCTCTTATAAATGGCGATGACATGTTCGCCACATTTTCCATAACGTCGTTCAAATCGCCAATGTTGTGGTGGTACTCTAGGATTTATTTATACACGTTCATTTCGCTGTATATTTACGTGGTTTTAAGTTTATTCATTTCTGTGATAATGGATGCCTATGACACAATTAAGATTTATTACCGTGATGGGTTTCCGAAAAACGATTTGCAAACCTTTATAGCAGCATGTACCGACGAAGCATCTAGTGGTCTCTATAGGGACGACTGTGAAAGAAACGATCTAACGGAACTCCTTGATCGTTTTTGTTGCTGTCGGAAAAGACCCTTTTACGGGTCATTCTCAGGATCAAGTGCAGAATTCTCAAAAGTGTCGGAACAAACATGCGGAGGAGCAATCTGTATATAG
- the LOC116424713 gene encoding uncharacterized protein LOC116424713 isoform X1, whose amino-acid sequence MSVVYFNCTSFYDDMENSQQNVLPSTSRITYTSWAPQTQGNQRFNFGVDSSPIEEESVEALIELLHKTWTIYGVSTLFNFHRDEIHLKQYSKKLREEVAATLAQEDVIYTAKMNIMDHITVKTSSVDPIPIKIEVHAKNYGKENSINKCIYTGILLSWRTTTNELATPNSIRLPLLLCRGTKSSMVTIHNLLSHMFDCMIIELPAQEDDLMWLIPIVIIPTNVEEQSKHTSEISMEYRIPDLPDTNAIVVKFQVLDLIKILRVIMGNQSDGANVEISFHLEHIEKFRDILYKQMLQTASLQLGLCLLRKINLPSFTIMGNKMKVTNIETMNRVLLYLNEKAVRILHTLTSEI is encoded by the exons ATGTCTGTCGTATACTTTAACTGTACTTCT ttttatgacGATATGGAAAACAGTCAACAAAATGTATTACCAAGTACTAGTCGCATTACGTATACATCTTGGGCACCTCAAACTCAAGGGAATCAACGTTTTAATTTTGGTGTCGATTCTTCGCCCATAGAAGAAGAATCTGTTGAAGCATTAATAg aattattacaTAAAACATGGACCATTTATGGTGTATCAACATTATTTAACTTTCATCGAGATGAAATACACCTAAaacaatattctaaaaaattaagGGAAGAAGTTGCAGCAACTTTAGCACAGGAGGATGTTATATATACagcaaaaatgaatattatggaTCATATAACTGTTAAAACTAGTTCAGTGGATCCAATACCAATAAAG ATAGAAGTACATGCCAAAAATTATGGCAAAGAAAACAGTATAAACAAATGTATTTATACAGGAATATTATTGTCTTGGAGAACAACTACTAATGAATTAGCTACACCAAATTCAATACGATTACCGCTTCTATTATGTCGTGGTACAAAAAGTAGCATGGTtactattcataatttattaagtCATATGTTTGATTGTATGATTATTGAACTTCCTGCTCAAGAGGATGATTTAATGTGGTTGATTCCAATTGTAATTATTCCAACTAATGTGGAGGAGCAATCAAAACATACAAGTGAGATTAGTATGGAATATAGAATACCAGACCTACCTGATACAAATGCAATAGTAgtgaaatttcaagttttagatttaataaaaatattgagagT GATTATGGGAAATCAAAGTGATGGAGCCAATGTCgaaatatcatttcatttggaacacatagagaaatttcgagatattttatataaacaaatgttACAAACTGCTTCCTTACAATTGGGACTATGTCTATTACGTAAAATTAATCTACCTTCATTTACAATCATgggaaataaa ATGAAAGTAACAAACATAGAAACCATGAATCGtgttctattatatttaaatgaaaaagctGTTCGTATCCTTCATACATTAACATCTGAGATTTAA
- the LOC116424711 gene encoding kelch-like protein 5, giving the protein MSASEHSISSIASSISTSQDENFRVSKHAENSLKVMEKYLHKQQFTDVTLIAGNRRFPAHRLVLSAGSEYFAAMFTSSLRESGQNEVELMEVDGDALWALVCYCYTGCIEIREDSVETLLATACLLQLNPVVKACCQFLRKQLHPSNCLGIRVFADTQGCPDLLEYAHAYTTKHFMEVTKNQEFLLLSANEVAKLLESEDLNVPSEETIFHALMTWLEYDPENRQKEASRLLSLVKLPLLSPAFIADNIESNEMFKDQKVAQELVMEALKYHLLPERRPLLQSGRTKPRKATVGHMLAVGGMDANKGATSIDAFSLRDNAWKPIATMSGRRLQFGAAIVDKKLIVAGGRDGLKTLNTVECFDFSAFTWNTLSSMNVHRHGLGVAVLGGPLYAVGGHDGWSFLDTVERWDPSTRQWSSVSPMSIQRSTVGVAVLNDKLYAVGGRDISSCLNTVECYDPHTNKWTPCAPMSKRRGGVGVGVVNGCLYALGGHDAPSTNPNASRFNCVERYDPKTDTWTMVAPMSVPRDAVGVCVLGDRLMAVGGYDGQQYLTLVEAYDPHLNEWESVAPLKAGRAGPPCVVVKNLPGFEFDS; this is encoded by the exons ATGTCTGCCAGTGAACACAGTATCTCAAGTATAGCTTCGAGTATTTCTACTTCTCAAGATGAAAATTTTCGTGTATCAAAACACGCGGAAAACAGTCTCaaagtcatggaaaaatatttacacaaaCAACAATTTACAGATGTTACGTTAATTGCAG GAAATAGACGTTTCCCAGCACATCGTTTAGTTCTTAGCGCAGGTTCAGAATATTTTGCTGCCATGTTTACCAGTTCTCTCAGAGAGTCAGGTCAAAATGAAGTTGAATTAATGGAAGTAGATGGAGATGCACTTTGGGCTTTGGTCTGTTATTGTTACACAG GTTGTATAGAAATAAGAGAAGATAGTGTAGAAACTCTTTTAGCAACAGCATGTCTATTACAGCTCAATCCAGTTGTTAAAGCTTGTTGTCAATTTCTTAGAAAGCAACTGCATCCAAGTAATTGTCTAGGAATAAGAGTATTCGCAGATACACAGGGTTGCCCAGATTTATTAGAGTATGCACATGCATACACAACAAAACATTTTATGGAAGTTACAAAAAATCAagagtttttattattatctgcTAATGAAGTTGCCAAATTGTTAGAATCAGAAGACCTTAACGTTCCTTCTGAAGAAACTATTTTCCAT GCACTTATGACTTGGTTGGAATATGATCCAGAAAATAGGCAAAAGGAAGCAAGCAGACTCTTAAGTCTTGTAAAGCTACCTTTATTATCTCCTGCT TTCATAGCAGACAATATTGAGAGTAATGAAATGTTCAAAGATCAAAAAGTAGCACAAGAATTAGTCATGGAGGCTTTAAAATATCATCTTTTGCCTGAGCGTAGACCATTACTTCAGTCAGGACGTACAAAACCTAGGAAAGCTACAGTGGGTCATATGTTGGCTGTTGGAGGAATGGATGCTAATAAGG gtGCTACCTCTATAGATGCATTTTCTTTGCGTGATAATGCTTGGAAACCAATAGCCACTATGAGCGGTAGAAGATTACAGTTTGGTGCTGCTATTGTTgataagaaattaattgttGCGGGTGGAAGAGATGGATTAAAGACACTAAATACAGTAGAATGTTTTGATTTTTCTGCTTTTACATGGAATACATTGTCTTCTATGAATGTGCATCGTCATGGATTAGGTGTAGCTGTGTTAGGTGGCCCTTTGTATGCTGTTGGTGGTCATGATGGTTGGAGTTTCCTTGACACAGTAGAAAGATGGGATCCATCTACGCGGCAATGGAGCTCAGTATCTCCTATGTCAATACAAAGATCTACAGTTGGAGTAGCTGTATTAAATGATAA ATTATATGCTGTAGGCGGAAGAGATATAAGTTCATGTTTAAACACTGTAGAATGTTATGATCCACATACAAATAAATGGACTCCTTGTGCTCCAATGTCAAAACGAAGAGGTGGAGTAGGAGTAGGTGTAGTAAATGGATGTTTGTATGCATTAGGAGGTCATGATGCACCTTCCACTAATCCTAATGCCAGTAGATTTAATTGTGTCGAAAG gTACGATCCTAAAACAGACACGTGGACAATGGTAGCACCAATGAGCGTCCCTCGAGATGCGGTTGGTGTTTGTGTACTTGGTGATAGACTGATGGCAGTAGGAGGCTATGACGGCCAACAATACCTCACACTTGTTGAAGCATACGATCCACATCTTAATGAATGGGAATCT gtggctCCTTTAAAAGCTGGTCGCGCAGGACCACCATGTGTTGTTGTGAAGAATTTACCTGGTTTCGAATTTGATTCATAA
- the LOC116424712 gene encoding protein phosphatase methylesterase 1, whose amino-acid sequence MSSLQKSILKSKLPPSGVNFGIGSRVNKSKGFQRKRDYEPVQWIPYFDHSEDIKIRSGTFHIYTKGTEGSTLVLLHGGGYSALTWAEFTKSIMTMIVCKVMAIDLRGHGDTFTENEEDLSRDTLAEDVAEVIKAATTEDSSIILVGHSMGGAVAVRAAPLIPNLCGLGVIDVVEGTAMDALASMQSFLRSRPSSFSSIPQAVEWCVRSGQIRNVQSAKVSVPGQIKNIETNKLATHDIGSLSPSSCECNIETTISRDDVIQEEEPVNMPPPSQTTTALPTKKYVWRIDLSKTEQHWSGWFKGLSTAFLNVPVPKVLLLAGVDRLDRELTVGQMQGKFQMQVLPACGHAVHEDVPDKVAEAIATFMVRHKFAEPASDFPRTFPAC is encoded by the exons ATGTCTTCCCTCCAAAAGTCGATTTTGAAATCAAAACTACCACCATCGGGTGTCAATTTTGGAATCGGTTCTAG AGTTAACAAGTCAAAAGGATTTCAACGTAAGAGAGATTATGAGCCTGTTCAATGGATTCCATATTTCGATCATTCcgaagatataaaaattagaagtggcacatttcatatttatactAAAGGGACGGAAGGCTCAACGTTAGTATTGCTACATGGAGGTGGTTACAGTGCACTAACATGGGCAGAATTCACA aaATCAATTATGACTATGATAGTCTGTAAAGTTATGGCAATTGATCTTAGAGGGCATGGAGATACATTTACAGAAAATGAGGAAGATCTGTCTAGAGATACTTTAGCAGA AGATGTAGCCGAAGTTATAAAAGCTGCAACAACAGAAGATAGTTCTATAATACTTGTGGGTCATAGTATGGGTGGTGCAGTAGCTGTCAGAGCTGCTCCATTAATACCAAATCTATGTGGATTAGGAGTTATTGATGTTGTTGAGGGAACAGCTATGGATGCATTAGCATCTATGCAAAGCTTTTTAAGATCTCGGCCATCTAGTTTTAGTTCTATACCTCAGGCTGTGGAGTGGTg TGTACGAAGTGGCCAAATCCGTAATGTACAATCAGCTAAGGTCTCAGTTCCTGGACAAATAAAAAA CATCGAAACTAATAAATTAGCTACTCATGATATTGGTTCACTATCACCCTCATCATGTGAGTGTAATATAGAAACAACGATTTCTCGAGATGATGTTATTCAAGAAGAGGAACCTGTAAATATGCCACCACCATCTCAAACAACCACTGCCCTTCCTACTAAAAAATATGTGTGGAGAATAGATTTATCAAAAACTGAACAACATTGGTCTGGTTGGTTTAAAGGATTGTCAACTGCATTCCTAAATGTACCAGTTCCAAAAGTACTGCTCCTGGCAGGTGTTGATAGATTAGATCGAGAATTAACTGTTGGTCAGATGCAAG gaaaatttcaaatgcaaGTATTACCGGCATGTGGACATGCTGTGCATGAAGATGTTCCAGATAAAGTAGCAGAAGCGATTGCTACTTTTATGGTTAGACATAAATTTGCAGAACCGGCATCGGACTTTCCACG AACATTTCCTGCTTGTTAG
- the hook gene encoding hook microtubule tethering protein translates to MDDQQLNNLIKWLDTFDLQAPHSSAEDISDGVALADALTQIAPGWFTAAWRAKIKSDVNSNWRLKVSNLKKIIEAVIDYYIDALNQQLSGYVIPDATRIGEHCDKHELHRLLQLILGCAVNCNQKQQYITRIMGMEETVQQAIMQSIQELESNMNGPRLSLGTSLNFESLDVADGTHQRLLAELQLTADMKEQLAQRCHELDQQLSLLQEEKAALVAENKKLQERLDEFEYPEETGSILKYSGLRKQVEALKDEIFKVETSRDDYRLKVELLEKEVLELQSKQEDLQKAADEANHLKDEIDALRETADKVAKYELTIESYKKKMEDLSDLRRQVKILEDKNLEYLQSKIYYEEESKRTAMLRNHLEVCKQQLAEVHHKLDEQTNKCDKLEFEGKKMEAKLSTLQRERDRVIVERDALKETNEELKCTQLQAAENIMKPSTDSTVANAEMIPLEIKEKLLCLQHENKMLKLKQKGNEDKLPTVQALIEDSEERIKKLRDQNREANQKILELENRLEEALGNQSTGENKADNTNLGQKITQLQCELRKAHADKERLILQLEERDNSLQSQKQKVFALQEKITRKEYDITALEERYKKNLEKAKSVIKCLHPKQSNSSPNVVAVLRNQILEQRKIMEEMERSLKESKLIKEMEEKLMTTAFYRLSLSLNRKVLDQRLAALQGCQGQSFLARQRQPSARHHLPYNSK, encoded by the coding sequence ATGGATGatcaacaattaaataatttgattaaatggTTAGACACATTCGATCTTCAAGCACCTCACTCATCTGCAGAGGATATAAGTGATGGTGTGGCCTTAGCAGATGCTTTGACTCAAATTGCTCCAGGATGGTTTACTGCTGCTTGGAGAGCAAAAATTAAAAGTGATGTCAATTCTAATTGGCGTCTTAAAGTTAGTAAcctaaaaaaaataattgaagctGTAATAGATTATTACATAGATGCTTTAAATCAACAGTTGTCTGGTTATGTTATACCTGACGCAACTAGAATCGGAGAACATTGTGACAAGCATGAATTACATCGACTATTACAATTAATTCTTGGGTGCGCTGTTAACTGTAATCAAAAGCAGCAATATATAACAAGAATCATGGGTATGGAAGAAACTGTCCAACAAGCTATTATGCAAAGTATTCAAGAATTGGAAAGTAACATGAATGGACCAAGATTAAGTTTAGGTACTAGCCTTAATTTTGAATCATTGGATGTAGCCGATGGTACTCATCAAAGACTATTAGCCGAACTTCAATTAACTGCTGACATGAAGGAACAATTAGCACAGAGATGTCATGAGCTTGATCAACAGTTGTCACTTTTACAAGAAGAGAAAGCTGCATTGGttgcagaaaataaaaaacttcAAGAAAGGTTAGATGAGTTTGAATATCCAGAAGAAACAggttcaattttaaaatattcaggcCTTAGAAAGCAGGTGGAAGCTCTTAAAGATGAAATATTTAAGGTAGAAACTTCTAGAGATGATTATAGATTAAAGGTAGAACTATTAGAAAAGGAAGTATTGGAGTTACAATCTAAGCAAGAAGATTTGCAAAAAGCTGCAGATGAAGCTAATCATTTAAAAGATGAGATAGATGCGTTAAGAGAAACTGCAGATAAGGTAGCTAAGTACGAACTTACAATAGAATCGTACAAGAAGAAAATGGAAGATTTGAGTGACCTGAGAAGACAGGTTAAAATATTGGAAGATAAAAACTTAGAATATTTGCAGTCGAAAATATATTATGAAGAAGAATCAAAGAGAACTGCAATGTTACGCAACCACTTAGAAGTTTGCAAACAACAACTTGCAGAAGTTCATCATAAATTAGATGAACAAACCAACAAGTGTGACAAACTAGAATTTGAAGGGAAGAAAATGGAAGCAAAGTTAAGTACTttacaaagagaaagagacagagtaATCGTTGAAAGAGATGCCTTGAAAGAAACAAACGAAGAATTAAAATGTACACAGTTACAAGCAgcagaaaatataatgaaacctAGTACTGATAGTACTGTTGCGAATGCAGAAATGATTCCACTAGAAATCAAAGAAAAGTTATTATGTTTGCAACATGAAAACAAAATGTTGAAACTTAAGCAAAAGGGAAATGAAGATAAATTACCTACAGTCCAAGCACTTATAGAAGATTCAGAAGAAAGGATAAAGAAGTTAAGAGATCAAAATCGCGAGGCTAATCAAAAAATTCTTGAATTAGAAAATAGATTAGAAGAGGCATTAGGAAATCAATCTACTGGAGAAAATAAAGCTGATAATACAAACTTAGGACAGAAGATAACACAGTTGCAATGCGAATTAAGGAAAGCACATGCAGATAAAGAACGCTTGATTCTTCAACTAGAAGAAAGAGATAATTCGTTACAAAGTCAAAAACAAAAGGTTTTCGCATTGCAGGAAAAGATAACGCGTAAGGAATATGATATTACAGCACTTGAAGAacgttataaaaagaatttagaaAAAGCAAAAAGcgttataaaatgtttacatcCTAAACAAAGTAATTCCTCTCCCAATGTAGTAGCTGTGTTAAGGAATCAAATTTTAGAACAACGAAAAATTATGGAAGAAATGGAACGGTCTTTAAAAGAATCTAAGTTAATTaaagaaatggaagaaaaactTATGACTACTGCCTTTTATCGTTTAAGTTTATCTTTAAACAGAAAAGTACTAGACCAACGTCTTGCAGCCTTGCAAGGATGTCAAGGACAGTCGTTTTTAGCAAGACAAAGGCAACCATCAGCCAGGCATCATTTGCCTTATAATTCTAAGTAA